In Bactrocera neohumeralis isolate Rockhampton chromosome 5, APGP_CSIRO_Bneo_wtdbg2-racon-allhic-juicebox.fasta_v2, whole genome shotgun sequence, the genomic window TGGAGTGGTTACGATAAATTAACCAACTTAACTGGCATCGAGCATCCACAAAATGTGAAtgtaatacaaaggttccatgTGTTACCAGAATTGGCAATAGggtatatataccaaaaaagtaaatgtataTCGctgctaataaaaataaaatatatttgtagataTCTCTATCATTTGCTAAGGCGATATGCTTTCACAGAAAACTTTCCAATATTTAGTTGTTGGCGGAGCAACGATGTTCGTTTGCCTTTGGAGCATCGTCATTGCGACGGCATTGGACAGCCCATGCAGTTTTACTTGGAATGCGTATGGCTTCTTGGCGGGGTCACAGTActagttatttatatatatggaaCATTACTGAGGTAAAAGCTTAAATAAGAAATCTTTCGCAAtgggtaaataaatatatatgtatgttttttatgattttagtgaaaatatatttggtgGTATTTACGCAGTGGTTTCCTATGTTATGTTCCACAGTTTTGCTTCCAAGATCTACGAATCCCCTATGGCACGTGAAAATTTTGCATTCCCAATTATTTTCATGCAAATGTTTTACCTTTGTTTGTGTATTGATCGCATCACGGAACGCAAGGCGTATCACAAGCGGCTTTTTATAgtaagatacatatattttttattaagcttttatagttttcattaatatttgattacttgtgatatttataaatatactttacaGACCATCAAATTGACACTGTTGACAGCTCTTGCTCTTCTCTGTTGGCAATTTTCTTCTGTTATTTTTGCAACGCAGATCCTTATTATGATGGCTCCTTGGACGCCAAGTTCAATATCTGAGGTGGTTTCTAGTACTTTTACGATTGATTATGCGATCTCGCAACTTATTGCCACATCACTAGCTTACTACTGTTCCTTTAGcaacaagaaatatattttcgcCTGGCATATTGGTCCAGCAATTGGACTTCTATTTCTCAGTATAGAGCGGCAAGTCAAACCTCAAACTCCTAATAGTGGCATTTCGTTCAAAACCATTTGGGCGGGGTTATTAGCGGCCATTAGTGTACAAGGAACTTTATATGATATGTTGGAGAGAACAGGATTCGCACGTTCAATTGACAACGGGTTCGCCTTATATCGTGATTTAATAGTGCAATGGGGCTTCCAGGCAAAAGTGAGTTTCTCTACCAGTCTTGCGGCCTGCAATCCAGCTTATCAGAATTTGAATATTGGCCATTTGTGGGAGCTCATAAAGACTCTAATTGTGAAGCCCTATTGTATGTACGGTGTCGTGATGTTGGCGAAGTTTTTTCGCAAGTGGCGTAAGggtagtgaaaaaaaaaatcccagtAAAGATAATGTGGAACGAGCCAAAAAATATGTGCTCGAGgattttttggaagaaaaccaCATATCAATGGGTGATATGTCAAATAAAGAGACGGAGAACGATTTAAATGAATGTCTTAAGTTACTGAAAGATTGTAACTATGATTACAATCGCTATAAACAAGAGAAAACTAAGTCGAAGAACAATAAAGTCATTGAACACGAAGAGTTTAtgaataacataaaattattaaaagagcaGATTAAAGAAGGTACtcgaaatatttctaaaattaaccATTCTGAGAATTCAGAAAAGCAAGAAGAAGAACTTACTGATGGAAATGTAAAACCGTCCATAAGTGAGGATAAAGCAACAATTAAGAGTGATTCGATTCCAGCAGCACCAAACGTGGAAATAAATGATTCTGAGAATGATACGAATAACGACACTTTTACTGATAGTAGTGGTATGCCGAGTGGTATAAAAAGTGGCGATGGTAATAAAAACACACGACGTACACGGCTTAAAAGCTCGGACTGCGAAGCTTCCAAAGCTGACTATCATAGCGATATTACCGGATTCCACTATGTCTACAGCTTTGTACAAATGGCCGTTTTTACCGCCTTAGGGCTtagtataaaaaagttattcttCCTTTGTTTCACTCAAGGTTGTGTTATTGCGCCGACAATATGTTCCAAGTTTTGGTATCGCAAACAACGCAATATATTTTGGGCAGTATCATTGGCGGTTTTTTTAACCAGCATGGTTAATCCCGGTTTAGTTGTAAGTATTAACTAGAGCGAGATCTATCTATTTaaaatcctttttatttttcatctgTGAAACTATTTTAGAATATACGTGAAGAATACTTTCCTACACGCCCAGGACATGCTAGTGATGATTTGGATAGCATGTTGGAATGGATCAAAATTAATACAGAGCGCGACGCTGTTTTTGCAGGTTTCACTCAATAACTACAATTTTCTCACAATGCCTTTATTGCCATTTTGAAAATTACAGGTCC contains:
- the LOC126758342 gene encoding C-mannosyltransferase dpy-19 homolog isoform X1 codes for the protein MKEQKLLLILSQSLIGTGFFFLYVQHVRSIFESRTNIAYLTQLERESLLRREDSLYYSFYKTLTEEADFWSGYDKLTNLTGIEHPQNVNVIQRFHVLPELAIGYLYHLLRRYAFTENFPIFSCWRSNDVRLPLEHRHCDGIGQPMQFYLECVWLLGGVTVLVIYIYGTLLSENIFGGIYAVVSYVMFHSFASKIYESPMARENFAFPIIFMQMFYLCLCIDRITERKAYHKRLFITIKLTLLTALALLCWQFSSVIFATQILIMMAPWTPSSISEVVSSTFTIDYAISQLIATSLAYYCSFSNKKYIFAWHIGPAIGLLFLSIERQVKPQTPNSGISFKTIWAGLLAAISVQGTLYDMLERTGFARSIDNGFALYRDLIVQWGFQAKVSFSTSLAACNPAYQNLNIGHLWELIKTLIVKPYCMYGVVMLAKFFRKWRKGSEKKNPSKDNVERAKKYVLEDFLEENHISMGDMSNKETENDLNECLKLLKDCNYDYNRYKQEKTKSKNNKVIEHEEFMNNIKLLKEQIKEGTRNISKINHSENSEKQEEELTDGNVKPSISEDKATIKSDSIPAAPNVEINDSENDTNNDTFTDSSGMPSGIKSGDGNKNTRRTRLKSSDCEASKADYHSDITGFHYVYSFVQMAVFTALGLSIKKLFFLCFTQGCVIAPTICSKFWYRKQRNIFWAVSLAVFLTSMVNPGLVNIREEYFPTRPGHASDDLDSMLEWIKINTERDAVFAGPVEIIGTVHLVTRRPIVNHAHLEIRHIHERTEHVYSVFSRQQSSDIYNQYSQLKVQYLIISLQDCSNEIRDECDLLSIWDDLQPSNRKYPQFCSELANKNIPSFLKVFSNDYYGIIKMFSQSVQINLKLSKMPEKVM
- the LOC126758342 gene encoding C-mannosyltransferase dpy-19 homolog isoform X2; the encoded protein is MILENIVLTHICTGFFFLYVQHVRSIFESRTNIAYLTQLERESLLRREDSLYYSFYKTLTEEADFWSGYDKLTNLTGIEHPQNVNVIQRFHVLPELAIGYLYHLLRRYAFTENFPIFSCWRSNDVRLPLEHRHCDGIGQPMQFYLECVWLLGGVTVLVIYIYGTLLSENIFGGIYAVVSYVMFHSFASKIYESPMARENFAFPIIFMQMFYLCLCIDRITERKAYHKRLFITIKLTLLTALALLCWQFSSVIFATQILIMMAPWTPSSISEVVSSTFTIDYAISQLIATSLAYYCSFSNKKYIFAWHIGPAIGLLFLSIERQVKPQTPNSGISFKTIWAGLLAAISVQGTLYDMLERTGFARSIDNGFALYRDLIVQWGFQAKVSFSTSLAACNPAYQNLNIGHLWELIKTLIVKPYCMYGVVMLAKFFRKWRKGSEKKNPSKDNVERAKKYVLEDFLEENHISMGDMSNKETENDLNECLKLLKDCNYDYNRYKQEKTKSKNNKVIEHEEFMNNIKLLKEQIKEGTRNISKINHSENSEKQEEELTDGNVKPSISEDKATIKSDSIPAAPNVEINDSENDTNNDTFTDSSGMPSGIKSGDGNKNTRRTRLKSSDCEASKADYHSDITGFHYVYSFVQMAVFTALGLSIKKLFFLCFTQGCVIAPTICSKFWYRKQRNIFWAVSLAVFLTSMVNPGLVNIREEYFPTRPGHASDDLDSMLEWIKINTERDAVFAGPVEIIGTVHLVTRRPIVNHAHLEIRHIHERTEHVYSVFSRQQSSDIYNQYSQLKVQYLIISLQDCSNEIRDECDLLSIWDDLQPSNRKYPQFCSELANKNIPSFLKVFSNDYYGIIKMFSQSVQINLKLSKMPEKVM